A region of Schistosoma mansoni strain Puerto Rico chromosome 1, complete genome DNA encodes the following proteins:
- a CDS encoding putative hepatotoxic ribonuclease omega-1 precursor, translating to MFSTLSTFRKHEFEKHGLCAVEDPQVFNQYGYFKFGIKLMQKLNLLKTLMKYRISPHDSRQYDTINLMNVLEREFGYNGSANCIRKPGRRGMYHLEEVHVCLNRKHEFMNCPFLGNCPKKFIFPPFQ from the exons ATGTTTTCAACCTTGTCCACTTTTAGGAAACATGAATTTGAAAAGCATGGTTTGTGTGCAGTTGAGGATCCTCAAGTGTTTAATCAATACGGTTACTTTAAATTTGGTATTAAACTGATGCAGAAGCTCAATCTACTGAA AACACTAATGAAATATAGGATCTCACCACATGATTCCAGACAATATGAT ACAATCAATTTAATGAATGTATTGGAACGTGAATTCGGTTACAATGGTTCTGCAAACTGCATCCGTAAACCAGGACGG AGAGGGATGTATCATCTGGAAGAGGTGCATGTTTGCTTGAATCGCAAACATGAATTCATGAACTGCCCGTTCCTTGGAAACTGTCCGAAGAAGTTCATCTTTCCTCCATTTCAGTAG
- a CDS encoding putative ribonuclease t2: CRLPRGLRDFTIHGLWPTIFPNRQPNCTGSLRFDIRRLQGIRNELDLMWPHLKNYRESPSFWKHEFEKHGLCAVEDPQVFNQYGYFKFGIQLMQKLNLLKTLMKYKISPHDSRQYDVSLFFN; this comes from the exons TGTAGGCTACCGAGAGGATTGAGAGATTTCACCATTCATGGATTGTG gCCTACCATTTTCCCCAATAGACAACCAAATTGTACTGGTTCGTTACGTTTTGATATTCGACGTTTGCAG GGAATACGAAACGAACTAGATTTAATGTGGCCACATTTGAAAAACTACCGCGAATCACCCTCATTTTG GAAACATGAATTTGAAAAGCATGGTTTGTGTGCAGTTGAGGATCCTCAAGTGTTTAATCAATACGGTTACTTTAAATTTGGTATCCAACTGATGCAGAAGCTCAATCTACTGAA AACACTAATGAAATATAAGATCTCACCACATGATTCCAGACAATATGATGTAAGTCTATTCTTCAACTGA